One Malassezia restricta chromosome VI, complete sequence genomic region harbors:
- a CDS encoding tRNA-dihydrouridine synthase 4: MEPGALPPHHLLGAFEHVNVCAPMVRYSKLPFRALVAQYNTHITTTPMILAAEFSRHPQARDAEFSTNQAERGTFRLPSQHTNRDVVFRGSLVCQLAASEAGPLADAAELVSPFVDGIDLNCGCPQPWAYAEHIGSYLLRQPETVRDMVRTVKDRLGHAYCVSVKIRIDADLRRTDTLVRNALHAGASLITIHGRTMHESSASDPVHLDAVKFAVDCANACGLQTARGTSPNDAWVWAEDGGSGGRAPCIVNGDIWTNDDAVEWRRYTGARGAMSARGLLVNPALFAGEPRTPPEAITRFVDHAMSWGLPTSFLHRHLAYMLEDRMPSRAESIYFNSLASPASILDWLSDAGYV, encoded by the exons ATGGAGCCAGGGGCCTTGCCACCTCATCATCTGCTCGGAGCGTTCGAGCATGTGAATGTGTGTGCGCCCATGGTGCGGTACTCCAAGCTGCCGTTTCGTGCGCTCGTAGCACAGTATAACACCCACATCACTACAACTCCGATGATCCTCGCGGCTGAATTTAGTCGGCATCcccaggcgcgcgacgccgaaTTCAGTACAAACCAGGCGGAGCGCGGCACATTTCGCCTGCCGTCGCAACACACAAATCGCGATGTCGTGTTCCGCGGCTCACTTGTGTGCCAACTGGCTGCGAGTGAGGCAGGTCCTTTagccgacgccgccgagctcgtGAGTCCGTTCGTCGACGGCATTGACCTGAACTGCGGATGCCCACAGCCATGGGCGTATGCGGAGCACATCGGATCTTATCTACTCCGTCAGCCAGAAACAGTACGCGATATGGTTCGTACCGTCAAGGACCGACTGGGTCACGCTTATTGCGTAAGCGTCAAGATCCGCATCGACGCAGACTTGCGGCGTACCGACACTCTCGTCCGGAATGCTTTGCATGCCGGTGCCTCCCTCATTACAATCCACGGGCGTACCATGCACGAATCGTCTGCATCAGATCCAGTCCATCTTGACGCGGTCAAGTTTGCGGTCGACTGTGCGAATGCATGCGGCCTCCAAACAGCGCGTGGCACATCGCCAAACGATGCATGGGTATGGGCAGAAGATGGCGGATCAGGCGGGCGTGCTCCCTGCATTGTCAACGGAGATATCTGGACGAATGACGATGCAGTCGAATGGCGCCGATACACTGGTGCGCGCGGTGCGATGAGCGCACgcggcctgctcgtcaaCCCGGCCCTATTCGCAGGCGAACCACGCACTCCGCCCGAGGCCATTACTCGCTTCGTGGATCATGCCATGTCTTGGGGTCTGCCCACGTCCTTCCTACA CCGTCATCTGGCCTATATGCTCGAGGACCGCATGCCAAGCCGTGCCGAATCCATCTATTTCAACAGTCTAGCGAGTCCAGCCAGTATTCTGGACTGGCTGTCTGATGCGGGGTATGTATGA
- a CDS encoding sterol 24-C-methyltransferase: MSSATELRNKQGIADYTKYWNPDSTKDTDKDQSARLDQYTDVVNAYYDGATDLYEYGWGLNFHFARYYPGEAFYQALARHEHFLAHRMNLRPGMRVLDVGCGVGGPAREIARFAGVTIVGVNNNAYQVDRANKYTAKAELQDQASFVKGDFMKLKEQFGENSFDAVYAIEATCHAPTWEGVYGEILSVLKPGGVFGLYEWCMTDEYDAANPEHRKIAHGIELGDGIPEMRTIKQAREALRTVGFQIDEEMDLADQGDKIPWYYPLEGDIRKVQTAWDVFTCWRMTWFGKFVTQSAVRALEFVGLAPKGTYEVGESLKVAADALVAGGRMKLFTPMMFFVAHKPSA, from the coding sequence ATGTCGAGCGCTACAGAACTTCGTAACAAGCAGGGTATTGCCGACTATACCAAGTACTGGAATCCTGACTCGACCAAAGACACGGACAAAGATCAGAGTGCCCGTCTAGACCAGTACACCGATGTGGTGAACGCATACTACGATGGTGCTACTGACCTGTACGAGTATGGCTGGGGCTTAAACTTTCATTTTGCGCGGTACTACCCAGGAGAGGCCTTTTACCAGGCCTTGGCTCGTCATGAGCACTTTTTAGCGCACCGGATGAATCTGCGTCCAGGCATGCGCGTGCTCGACGTCGGCTGTGGTGTCGGTGGCCCGGCGCGTGAAATCGCTCGCTTTGCCGGTGTGACCATTGTCGGTGTCAACAACAATGCCTACCAGGTGGATCGTGCCAACAAGTACACGGCCAAGGCGGAGCTGCAGGACCAGGCCTCTTTTGTCAAGGGTGACTTTATGAAGCTGAAGGAGCAGTTTGGCGAAAACAGCTTTGACGCCGTGTACGCCATTGAAGCGACATGTCACGCCCCGACGTGGGAGGGTGTGTATGGCGAGATTCTAAGCGTGCTTAAGCCAGGTGGTGTATTTGGTCTTTACGAGTGGTGTATGACCGATGAGTATGATGCCGCGAACCCGGAGCACCGCAAGATTGCACACGGCATTGAGCTGGGCGACGGAATTCCAGAGATGCGTACGATCAAGCAAGCCCGTGAAGCGCTCCGTACCGTGGGCTTTCAAATCGATGAGGAGATGGACCTCGCCGACCAGGGCGACAAAATCCCATGGTACTACCCGCTGGAGGGTGATATCCGCAAAGTACAGACAGCCTGGGACGTATTTacgtgctggcgcatgACGTGGTTCGGCAAGTTTGTGACGCAGTCggccgtgcgtgcgctcgagtTTGTGGGTCTGGCACCCAAGGGCACATATGAGGTGGGAGAATCTCTCAAGgtcgccgccgacgccctCGTCGCAGGTGGTCGCATGAAGCTGTTCACGCCCATGATGTTCTTTGTGGCACACAAGCCATCAGCATAG
- a CDS encoding histone chaperone ASF1: MSIVHLQNVEIINSHARFSDPYIFKVTFECISPLEDDIEWKLIYVGSAESEKYDQELDSCMVGPVPVGVNSFEFEAEAPSPEKIPASDLLGVTVILLTASYKDAEFIRVGYYVNNDYESEELRENPPEDVQLDKVCREVLASKPRVTRFNINWDNPKDVIEPSASETQTTQTQEGEAETVETTPKPMYRPESELSQGGSAFVPL, translated from the exons ATGTCGATCGTACATTTGCAAAACGTGGAAATCATAAATAGCCATGCGCGGTTTTCAG ACCCATACATATTCAAGGTCACGTTTGAGTGTATCTCGCCTCTGGAGGATGACATTGAGTGGAAGCTGATATACGTGGGCTCGGCGGAGTCGGAGAAGTACGATCAGGAGCTGGACAGCTGCATGGTGGGGCCTGTGCCTGTAGGTGTGAATTCCTTCGAGTTCGAGGCTGAAGCACCGTCTCCGGAAAAGATACCTGCCTCTGATTTACTCGGCGTAACTGTCATTTTACTTACGGCCTCGTACAAGGATGCCGAGTTCATTCGTGTAGGATACTACGTCAACAATGACTACGAGTCGGAGGAACTGAGAGAAAACCCACCCGAGGATGTGCAGCTCGACAAGGTTTGTCGCGAGGTACTAGCAAGCAAGCCACGCGTCACGCGCTTTAACATTAATTG GGATAATCCCAAAGACGTGATCGAGCCCTCTGCATCTGAAACGCAAACGACACAGACACAAGAGGGTGAGGCCGAAACGGTGGAGACGACGCCCAAACCCATGTATCGCCCAGAATCTGAGTTGTCCCAGGGCGGCAGTGCATTTGTACCGCTGTAG